A single window of Synechococcus sp. CBW1004 DNA harbors:
- a CDS encoding SOS response-associated peptidase, translating into MCGRYYLTSDLDRLLPRLQGPLPPGLLEHYAPRREVRPGEPVLLQCWEHGGPRVGLALWGLLPGWVKDPLAPAPDGRRHSRPINARSETVADRPFFRGAWRHRRALLPADGFTEWQDRTDPATGRCWKQPWLFRRRDRAPFWLGGLWERWVGADGGELETAVILTTAPNELIARVHDRMPVVIPDGLEQAWLEPDDGPSLRALQPLMGPWEPHYWEAVKLERPARESPARDGAASRSSPPVSPPLPSRATQLQLQLQVSGPDPDAAGMTSMGPDG; encoded by the coding sequence ATGTGCGGCCGCTACTACCTCACCAGCGATCTCGACCGGCTGTTGCCGCGCCTGCAGGGTCCGTTGCCGCCGGGACTGCTGGAGCACTACGCCCCCCGCCGCGAGGTGAGGCCCGGCGAGCCGGTGCTGCTGCAGTGCTGGGAGCACGGCGGTCCCCGGGTGGGCCTGGCTCTGTGGGGCCTGCTGCCCGGCTGGGTGAAGGATCCGCTGGCACCGGCTCCCGACGGCCGTCGTCACAGCCGGCCGATCAATGCCCGCAGCGAGACGGTGGCGGACAGGCCCTTCTTCCGTGGTGCCTGGCGGCACCGCCGCGCCCTGCTGCCTGCCGATGGCTTCACCGAATGGCAGGACAGGACGGATCCCGCCACCGGCCGCTGCTGGAAGCAGCCCTGGCTGTTCCGCCGCCGCGATCGCGCTCCCTTCTGGCTGGGCGGCCTGTGGGAGCGCTGGGTCGGAGCCGATGGCGGCGAGCTGGAGACCGCCGTGATCCTCACCACCGCCCCCAACGAGCTGATCGCGCGGGTGCATGACCGCATGCCGGTGGTGATCCCCGATGGCCTGGAGCAGGCCTGGCTCGAGCCCGACGACGGGCCGTCACTGCGGGCGCTGCAGCCGCTGATGGGCCCCTGGGAGCCCCATTACTGGGAGGCGGTGAAGCTGGAGCGTCCTGCCCGCGAGAGCCCTGCTCGTGACGGCGCCGCCAGCCGGTCCTCGCCGCCGGTCTCGCCGCCGCTTCCGTCGCGGGCCACGCAGCTGCAGCTGCAGCTGCAGGTGAGCGGGCCGGATCCCGATGCTGCGGGAATGACCTCAATGGGACCTGATGGGTAG
- the ftsH gene encoding ATP-dependent zinc metalloprotease FtsH: MAIRQDDNRPSRRFGLINLLLIGFGVLLLFSNFLPNPAMQVPRVPYSLFIDQVNDDNVKRAYITSDQIRYELKEAPAEGAATVLATTPIFDMDLPQRLEQHGVEFAAAPPRKPSFFTTLLSWVVPPLIFILVLQFFARRSGMGGAQGALSFTKSKAKVYVPDEESRVTFADVAGVDEAKTELTEIVDFLKTPERYAAIGARIPKGVLLVGPPGTGKTLLSKAVAGEAGVPFFIISGSEFVELFVGAGAARVRDLFEEAKKKAPCIIFIDELDAIGKSRAGSMGVVGGNDEREQTLNQLLTEMDGFAAQDKPVIVLAATNQPEVLDAALLRPGRFDRQVLVDRPDLSGRRTILGIYAKKVKLADGVDLDRIAQATSGFAGADLANLVNEAALLAARAMRTTVEQGDLNEAIERVVAGLEKKSRVLQPDEKKVVAYHEVGHAIVGHLMPGGSKVAKISIVPRGMAALGYTLQLPTEERFLNSKEDLEGQIATLLGGRSAEEIVFGEVTTGAANDLQRATDIAEQMVGTYGMSDTLGPLAYDKQGGGRFLGGTNNPRRAVSDTTAQAIDREVRSLVDRAHDRALAILRHNRELLESISQKILEKEVIEGDELKDLLASSVMPQEAQLAA; this comes from the coding sequence ATGGCCATCCGCCAGGACGACAACCGCCCCAGCCGGCGCTTCGGGCTGATCAACCTGCTGCTGATCGGCTTCGGTGTGCTGCTGCTGTTCAGCAACTTCCTGCCGAATCCGGCCATGCAGGTGCCGCGGGTGCCCTATTCGCTGTTCATCGATCAGGTCAACGACGACAACGTCAAGCGCGCCTACATCACCTCCGACCAGATCCGCTACGAACTCAAGGAGGCCCCGGCTGAAGGTGCAGCCACGGTGCTGGCCACCACACCGATCTTCGACATGGATCTGCCCCAGCGACTGGAGCAGCACGGGGTTGAATTCGCCGCTGCCCCACCGCGCAAACCCAGTTTCTTCACGACGCTGCTGAGCTGGGTGGTGCCGCCGCTGATCTTCATCCTGGTGTTGCAGTTCTTCGCACGCCGCAGCGGCATGGGCGGCGCCCAGGGAGCCCTGAGCTTCACCAAGAGCAAGGCCAAGGTTTACGTGCCCGATGAGGAGTCACGCGTCACCTTCGCCGATGTGGCCGGTGTCGATGAGGCCAAGACCGAACTCACCGAGATCGTTGACTTCCTCAAGACCCCCGAGCGCTATGCCGCCATCGGTGCACGCATCCCCAAGGGTGTGCTTCTGGTGGGCCCTCCCGGCACGGGCAAGACGCTGCTCTCGAAGGCGGTGGCCGGTGAGGCCGGCGTGCCGTTCTTCATCATCAGTGGCTCGGAGTTCGTTGAGCTGTTCGTCGGTGCCGGTGCCGCCCGTGTGCGCGATCTGTTCGAGGAGGCCAAGAAGAAGGCTCCCTGCATCATCTTCATCGACGAACTTGACGCCATCGGCAAGAGCCGCGCCGGCTCGATGGGGGTGGTCGGCGGCAACGACGAACGCGAGCAGACGCTGAACCAACTGCTCACCGAGATGGATGGCTTCGCCGCCCAGGACAAGCCGGTGATCGTGCTGGCGGCCACCAACCAGCCGGAGGTGCTCGACGCTGCGCTGCTGCGTCCCGGCCGCTTCGATCGCCAGGTGCTGGTGGACCGCCCCGACCTCTCCGGTCGCCGCACCATCCTCGGCATCTACGCCAAGAAGGTGAAGCTCGCCGATGGCGTCGATCTCGACAGGATCGCCCAGGCCACCAGCGGCTTCGCCGGTGCCGACCTGGCCAACCTGGTCAATGAGGCGGCGCTGCTGGCCGCCCGTGCGATGCGCACCACCGTGGAGCAGGGCGACCTCAACGAGGCGATCGAGCGCGTCGTCGCCGGCCTCGAGAAGAAGAGCCGCGTGCTGCAGCCCGACGAGAAAAAGGTGGTGGCTTATCACGAAGTCGGCCACGCCATCGTCGGCCACCTGATGCCCGGCGGCAGCAAGGTGGCCAAGATCTCGATCGTGCCCCGCGGCATGGCGGCCCTGGGCTACACCCTGCAGCTGCCCACCGAAGAGCGCTTCCTCAATTCCAAGGAGGATCTCGAAGGCCAGATCGCCACCCTGCTGGGCGGCCGCAGCGCCGAGGAGATCGTGTTCGGTGAAGTCACCACCGGCGCCGCCAACGACCTGCAGCGGGCCACCGACATCGCCGAACAGATGGTGGGCACCTACGGCATGAGCGACACGCTTGGCCCACTGGCCTACGACAAGCAGGGCGGTGGTCGCTTCCTGGGAGGCACCAACAACCCGCGCCGAGCCGTCAGCGACACCACGGCCCAGGCGATCGACCGCGAGGTGCGCAGCCTCGTGGACCGTGCCCACGACCGCGCCCTGGCAATCCTGCGCCACAACCGGGAGCTGCTCGAGTCGATCTCCCAGAAG